The following coding sequences are from one Kushneria phosphatilytica window:
- the thiS gene encoding sulfur carrier protein ThiS → MQLTINGESRAVDRAATVAELIDQLGLGHRRLAVELNEMIVPRSQHGETTLSEGDRVEIVHAIGGG, encoded by the coding sequence ATGCAGCTTACGATCAATGGCGAAAGCCGCGCGGTCGACCGGGCAGCCACGGTGGCCGAGCTGATCGATCAGCTCGGGCTGGGGCATCGCCGTCTGGCCGTCGAGCTCAACGAAATGATCGTGCCTCGTTCGCAACATGGTGAGACGACGCTCAGTGAAGGCGATCGTGTCGAGATCGTGCACGC